In a genomic window of Candidatus Methylomirabilota bacterium:
- a CDS encoding PilZ domain-containing protein, whose protein sequence is MGEKAAKKKSTGEKAADRRQCVRFFVAEETRGRVTSTYEALLMNISRRGALIEHDDVVRPGSTSSLELELNGNKVKLRSRVVWSAVVRQGLNADSEMVLIFNTGMEFVDLPEETEQLIGDYIDSMAEQGKAMPVDERSVRRSYTCEECNALFELTDAEVRPVFLEPQKRPVQAGDLFEYAHGACQGTLQYATGPLIPWIGEEEM, encoded by the coding sequence ATGGGGGAAAAAGCAGCGAAGAAAAAATCGACGGGGGAAAAAGCAGCAGACCGAAGGCAATGCGTCCGATTCTTTGTAGCAGAAGAGACCAGGGGGCGGGTAACTTCTACCTACGAGGCCCTTCTCATGAATATCAGTCGTAGGGGGGCGCTGATCGAGCATGACGATGTTGTCCGACCGGGCTCCACTTCTTCTTTGGAGCTCGAGCTAAATGGGAACAAGGTGAAACTGCGGTCCCGCGTGGTCTGGTCCGCGGTCGTTCGGCAAGGACTGAACGCGGACAGTGAGATGGTTTTGATCTTCAACACCGGGATGGAATTTGTCGACCTTCCAGAGGAGACAGAACAACTCATCGGTGATTACATTGACTCGATGGCTGAGCAAGGGAAGGCCATGCCGGTTGACGAGAGGTCGGTCCGTCGGTCGTACACCTGCGAGGAGTGCAACGCATTATTTGAGCTAACCGACGCCGAGGTCCGCCCCGTGTTCTTAGAGCCCCAAAAGCGTCCGGTCCAGGCGGGCGACCTTTTCGAGTATGCCCACGGAGCTTGTCAGGGAACACTGCAGTACGCCACAGGACCACTCATTCCCTGGATTGGCGAAGAAGAAATGTAA